One Vigna unguiculata cultivar IT97K-499-35 chromosome 11, ASM411807v1, whole genome shotgun sequence DNA window includes the following coding sequences:
- the LOC114169408 gene encoding cytosolic sulfotransferase 15-like codes for MDEKQVSEEKKPSQDCNELIVSLPREKGWITPYLHLFQGFWYSSSEIQAISTFQNHFQAKDNDIVVASVPKSGTTWLKALTFAIVKRENFPSLENHPLLVFNPHELVPPFEFVIYDETNWQVHELPKMPEPRIFGTHVPFSSLAKSIKETNTKIVYICRNLFDTFISTWVFVNRIMPEFLPALPLEEAFERYCKGIIGFGPSWNHILGYWRESIARPDKVLFLKYEDVKEDVVFNVKKIAEFLGCPFTKEEESNGVIENIIKLCSFENMKELKVNKCGTMGKGRIVENKYFFRKAEMGDWVNYFSPSMVEKLSKIIEEKLSGSDLSFRVYDLNNSI; via the coding sequence atggatGAGAAACAAGTTAGTGAAGAAAAGAAACCAAGCCAAGATTGTAATGAGTTAATTGTTTCTCTTCCTAGAGAGAAGGGTTGGATAACACCTTATCTCCATTTATTCCAAGGGTTTTGGTATTCCTCAAGTGAAATCCAAGCCATAAGCACTTTTCAAAATCACTTCCAAGCAAAAGACAATGATATTGTTGTTGCTAGTGTTCCAAAATCAGGCACCACTTGGTTGAAAGCCCTTACCTTTGCCATTGTCAAACGTGAAAATTTTCCTTCCTTAGAGAACCATCCACTACTTGTTTTCAATCCCCATGAACTTGTGCCTCCATTTGAATTTGTCATATATGATGAAACTAATTGGCAAGTTCACGAGCTACCCAAAATGCCAGAGCCAAGAATTTTTGGAACTCATGTTCCATTTTCTTCATTGGCCAAATCAATCAAAGAGACAAATACTAAGATCGTTTACATTTGTAGGAACCTATTTGACACCTTCATATCTACCTGGGTTTTTGTGAACAGAATTATGCCTGAGTTTTTGCCTGCATTGCCTCTAGAGGAAGCTTTTGAAAGATACTGCAAAGGGATAATAGGGTTTGGTCCATCGTGGAACCATATACTAGGTTATTGGAGAGAGAGCATTGCAAGACCAGATAAGGTTTTGTTCTTGAAGTACGAGGATGTTAAAGAAGATGTTGTGtttaatgtgaaaaaaattgCAGAATTCTTGGGGTGTCCTTTCACTAAAGAAGAGGAAAGTAATGGAgtgattgaaaatataattaagttgtGTAGTTTTGAGAATATGAAGGAATTGAAGGTAAATAAATGTGGAACCATGGGCAAAGGAAGGATAGTTGAGAATAAGTATTTCTTTCGGAAGGCAGAAATGGGAGATTGggtaaattatttttctccttCGATGGTtgaaaaattatctaaaattatagaGGAAAAATTAAGTGGGTCGGATTTATCATTTAGAGTGTATGATCTTAATAATAGTATTTAG